A part of Primulina eburnea isolate SZY01 chromosome 10, ASM2296580v1, whole genome shotgun sequence genomic DNA contains:
- the LOC140803284 gene encoding APO protein 1, chloroplastic isoform X1 gives MLQQLSAVVYSPWIPLRKGASSRSMELKTYHFPIPRSSFHGIKFQVTQAYDNENATRRQIIIFCTDGRLTRGRKVNKVEASSQNVELPPILSRKKKKPYPIPITKIQQAARADKKLAEMGIEKPLGPPKNGLLVPELIPVAYEVVDAWKDLISGLAQLLHVVPVHACSECSDIHVSLAGHNIQDCRGRASGNRKSFHSWVKGSINDVLLPIESYHMFDPFGRRIKHETRFSYDRIPAVIELCIQAGVELPDYPSRRRTRPIRMLGKKVIDMGGLIEEPELHSSHASGSLTMELDTYRIQDRYSPPAESDVPKIAQQTVKAYEKVKTGVTKLMKKYTVKACGYCSEVHVGPWGHNAKLCGEFKHQWRDGKHGWQDATVDEMFPPNYVWHAEDTKGPPLKNTLKRFYGKAPAVVEVCMHAGAQVPDKYRSMMRLDIVVPENMEARFVA, from the exons ATGCTACAACAATTATCAGCAGTGGTTTACTCGCCATGGATCCCACTGAGAAAGG GGGCTTCATCTCGGTCGATGGAACTTAAGACATATCATTTTCCAATTCCAAGATCATCTTTCCATGGGATAAAG TTCCAGGTCACCCAAGCTTACGACAATGAGAATGCTACAAGAAGACAAATAATCATCTTTTGTACAGACGGCAGGCTTACTCGTGGTCGCAAAGTGAATAAAGTTGAGGCATCGTCACAGAATGTGGAACTTCCGCCAATACTTTCAAGGAAAAAGAAGAAGCCCTATCCCATACCCATAACGAAAATTCAGCAGGCTGCCAGGGCTGATAAGAAATTGGCAGAAATGGGAATTGAGAAGCCACTCGGGCCTCCCAAAAATGGACTACTTGTACCTGAGCTAATTCCTGTTGCATATGAAGTAGTTGATGCTTGGAAAGATTTAATTAGTGGACTTGCACAACTCTTGCATGTTGTTCCTGTTCATGCTTGTAG TGAGTGCTCAGACATCCATGTTTCCCTAGCTGGCCACAATATTCAAGACTGTCGTGGCCGGGCTAGTGGAAACCGCAAAAGTTTCCATTCATGGGTGAAGGGTTCTATCAACGATGTGCTTCTCCCTATTGAGTCATACCATATGTTTGATCCATTTGGCCGGCGCATCAAGCATGAGACTCGTTTTAGTTACGACAGAATTCCTGCTGTGATTGAACTTTGCATCCAAGCGGGTGTTGAATTGCCTGACTACCCCTCGCGAAGGAGGACAAGACCTATCCGAATGCTAGGTAAGAAAGTGATTGATATGGGTGGGTTGATTGAAGAACCTGAACTCCATAGCTCTCATGCTTCCGGGTCATTGACTATGGAACTGGACACTTATCGGATCCAAGATCGATATTCTCCCCCCGCGGAATCAGATGTTCCTAAGATTGCCCAGCAGACTGTCAAAGCATACGAGAAAGTTAAGACGGGTGTAACAAAATTGATGAAAAAGTATACTGTGAAGGCATGTGGCTATTGCTCGGAGGTTCATGTGGGCCCCTGGGGCCACAATGCGAAGCTCTGTGGGGAATTCAAGCATCAGTGGAGAGACGGGAAACATGGTTGGCAAGATGCAACTGTAGATGAAATGTTTCCTCCCAATTACGTCTGGCATGCTGAAGATACAAAAGGACCGCCATTGAAAAACACACTCAAGAGGTTCTACGGTAAGGCACCAGCCGTGGTTGAAGTGTGTATGCATGCTGGCGCTCAAGTACCTGATAAGTACAGGTCGATGATGAGGCTTGATATCGTGGTGCCAGAAAATATGGAGGCTCGATTTGTGGCCTGA
- the LOC140803284 gene encoding APO protein 1, chloroplastic isoform X2: MLQQLSAVVYSPWIPLRKGASSRSMELKTYHFPIPRSSFHGIKVTQAYDNENATRRQIIIFCTDGRLTRGRKVNKVEASSQNVELPPILSRKKKKPYPIPITKIQQAARADKKLAEMGIEKPLGPPKNGLLVPELIPVAYEVVDAWKDLISGLAQLLHVVPVHACSECSDIHVSLAGHNIQDCRGRASGNRKSFHSWVKGSINDVLLPIESYHMFDPFGRRIKHETRFSYDRIPAVIELCIQAGVELPDYPSRRRTRPIRMLGKKVIDMGGLIEEPELHSSHASGSLTMELDTYRIQDRYSPPAESDVPKIAQQTVKAYEKVKTGVTKLMKKYTVKACGYCSEVHVGPWGHNAKLCGEFKHQWRDGKHGWQDATVDEMFPPNYVWHAEDTKGPPLKNTLKRFYGKAPAVVEVCMHAGAQVPDKYRSMMRLDIVVPENMEARFVA, from the exons ATGCTACAACAATTATCAGCAGTGGTTTACTCGCCATGGATCCCACTGAGAAAGG GGGCTTCATCTCGGTCGATGGAACTTAAGACATATCATTTTCCAATTCCAAGATCATCTTTCCATGGGATAAAG GTCACCCAAGCTTACGACAATGAGAATGCTACAAGAAGACAAATAATCATCTTTTGTACAGACGGCAGGCTTACTCGTGGTCGCAAAGTGAATAAAGTTGAGGCATCGTCACAGAATGTGGAACTTCCGCCAATACTTTCAAGGAAAAAGAAGAAGCCCTATCCCATACCCATAACGAAAATTCAGCAGGCTGCCAGGGCTGATAAGAAATTGGCAGAAATGGGAATTGAGAAGCCACTCGGGCCTCCCAAAAATGGACTACTTGTACCTGAGCTAATTCCTGTTGCATATGAAGTAGTTGATGCTTGGAAAGATTTAATTAGTGGACTTGCACAACTCTTGCATGTTGTTCCTGTTCATGCTTGTAG TGAGTGCTCAGACATCCATGTTTCCCTAGCTGGCCACAATATTCAAGACTGTCGTGGCCGGGCTAGTGGAAACCGCAAAAGTTTCCATTCATGGGTGAAGGGTTCTATCAACGATGTGCTTCTCCCTATTGAGTCATACCATATGTTTGATCCATTTGGCCGGCGCATCAAGCATGAGACTCGTTTTAGTTACGACAGAATTCCTGCTGTGATTGAACTTTGCATCCAAGCGGGTGTTGAATTGCCTGACTACCCCTCGCGAAGGAGGACAAGACCTATCCGAATGCTAGGTAAGAAAGTGATTGATATGGGTGGGTTGATTGAAGAACCTGAACTCCATAGCTCTCATGCTTCCGGGTCATTGACTATGGAACTGGACACTTATCGGATCCAAGATCGATATTCTCCCCCCGCGGAATCAGATGTTCCTAAGATTGCCCAGCAGACTGTCAAAGCATACGAGAAAGTTAAGACGGGTGTAACAAAATTGATGAAAAAGTATACTGTGAAGGCATGTGGCTATTGCTCGGAGGTTCATGTGGGCCCCTGGGGCCACAATGCGAAGCTCTGTGGGGAATTCAAGCATCAGTGGAGAGACGGGAAACATGGTTGGCAAGATGCAACTGTAGATGAAATGTTTCCTCCCAATTACGTCTGGCATGCTGAAGATACAAAAGGACCGCCATTGAAAAACACACTCAAGAGGTTCTACGGTAAGGCACCAGCCGTGGTTGAAGTGTGTATGCATGCTGGCGCTCAAGTACCTGATAAGTACAGGTCGATGATGAGGCTTGATATCGTGGTGCCAGAAAATATGGAGGCTCGATTTGTGGCCTGA
- the LOC140803285 gene encoding biotin carboxyl carrier protein of acetyl-CoA carboxylase, chloroplastic-like: MASFGVPCPKISGLPAASMQPSAADGVPRITLFSRSDTRSMLPRLQARSKSLSDSFKVCAQLNEVAVQKSNSIPAAEALSVEEPGEKIEAPDASSFSVFMSQVSDLVKLVDSRDIVELQLKQMDCELVVRKKEALPQPSVAAPVITPPSYHAMIPPQLPPANVPAPTSASSVPSAPAPLPAPPAPAKPKSSHPPFKCPMAGNFYRSPAPSAPAFVKVGDKIQKGQVICIIEAMKLMNEIEADQSGTVVDILVEDGKPVSVDLPLFIIEP, translated from the exons CCCGCATTACGTTATTTTCTCGATCCGATACCAGATCGATGCTTCCTAGATTGCAG GCGCGTAGCAAGAGCCTGTCAGATTCCTTTAAGGTCTGTGCTCAATTGAATGAG GTTGCTGTTCAGAAATCAAATTCTATTCCAGCGGCAGAGGCATTGTCAGTCGAAGAACCtggagagaaaatcgaagctccagATGCATCATCATTTTCAGTTTTCATGAGCCAGGTGTCAGACCTTGTCAA GCTTGTGGATTCAAGGGATATTGTGGAATTGCAGCTTAAGCAGATGGACTGTGAACTCGTCGTAAGAAAAAAGGAAGCACTGCCACAACCATCAGTTGCAGCCCCTGTTATTACACCTCCTTCTTACCATGCTATGATTCCACCACAACTGCCTCCTGCAAATGTTCCTGCTCCTACTTCTGCAAGTTCTGTTCCATCCGCTCCAGCTCCACTGCCGGCACCACCCGCACCAGCAAAACCAAAGTCATCACATCCTCCATTCAAATGTCCAATGGCTGGAAACTTTTATCGTTCTCCAGCTCCTAGTGCACCAGCTTTTGTGAAG GTTGGGGATAAGATCCAGAAAGGACAGGTTATTTGCATCATTGAGGCGATGAAATTAATGAATGAGATTGAG GCCGATCAATCTGGCACTGTAGTTGACATACTTGTAGAAGATGGGAAACCTGTCAGCGTGGATTTG CCGTTATTTATCATTGAGCCATGA